One genomic window of Arachis stenosperma cultivar V10309 chromosome 10, arast.V10309.gnm1.PFL2, whole genome shotgun sequence includes the following:
- the LOC130957922 gene encoding chloride conductance regulatory protein ICln-like isoform X1 has translation MGLGLRNFTERNNNGQPVLDTENGEELMHMQRGVDLVLANLPPISSGTLYITTKQVIWLSDVDNTKGYAIDFLSISLHAVSRDPDAYPYPCLYTQIDTNAEEDGSESSDSESSDIQDLSRITEMRLIPSDPSQLDTLFQVFCECAELNPEPNDEEGEEHDWVFSADQMEGEEEEEEGYISANPPNSLGQSNGHHDLARTVLELHINDQRFEDAEEMEHGEDGTHN, from the exons ATGGGTTTAGGGTTGAGAAACTTCACTGAGAGAAACAATAATGGACAACCTGTCCTGGACACTGAGAATGGGGAGGAACTCATGCACATGCAGCGTGGTGTGGACCTTGTGCTTGCCAACCTCCCTCCCATCTCCTCCGGCACACTCTATATTACTACCAA GCAAGTGATATGGCTCAGCGATGTAGACAACACCAAGGGATATGCTATTGATTTCTTGTCTATTTCCCTCCATGCCGTCTCAAGAGACCCAGATGCCTACCCCTATCCTTGTTTATACACCCAG ATTGACACTAATGCTGAAGAGGATGGTTCCGAAAGCTCCGACTCTGAATCCAGTGACATACAGGATTTATCCAGGATCACAGAGATGAGGCTTATCCCCTCTGATCCTTCTCAAT TGGATACTTTGTTTCAAGTATTCTGTGAGTGTGCAGAGCTTAATCCAGAACCAAATGATG aggaAGGAGAAGAGCATGATTGGGTTTTCAGTGCTGATCAGATGGAAGGGGAAGAGGAAG AGGAAGAAGGTTATATCTCTGCTAATCCACCGAACTCTCTTGGTCAGTCAAATGGACATCATGATCTAGCTCGTACAGTACTTGAG CTTCATATCAACGATCAGCGTTTTGAGGATGCAGAAGAGATGGAGCACGGTGAGGATGGCACCCATAATTGA
- the LOC130957922 gene encoding chloride conductance regulatory protein ICln-like isoform X2: protein MDNLSWTLRMGRNSCTCSVVWTLCLPTSLPSPPAHSILLPMIWLSDVDNTKGYAIDFLSISLHAVSRDPDAYPYPCLYTQIDTNAEEDGSESSDSESSDIQDLSRITEMRLIPSDPSQLDTLFQVFCECAELNPEPNDEEGEEHDWVFSADQMEGEEEEEEGYISANPPNSLGQSNGHHDLARTVLELHINDQRFEDAEEMEHGEDGTHN, encoded by the exons ATGGACAACCTGTCCTGGACACTGAGAATGGGGAGGAACTCATGCACATGCAGCGTGGTGTGGACCTTGTGCTTGCCAACCTCCCTCCCATCTCCTCCGGCACACTCTATATTACTACCAA TGATATGGCTCAGCGATGTAGACAACACCAAGGGATATGCTATTGATTTCTTGTCTATTTCCCTCCATGCCGTCTCAAGAGACCCAGATGCCTACCCCTATCCTTGTTTATACACCCAG ATTGACACTAATGCTGAAGAGGATGGTTCCGAAAGCTCCGACTCTGAATCCAGTGACATACAGGATTTATCCAGGATCACAGAGATGAGGCTTATCCCCTCTGATCCTTCTCAAT TGGATACTTTGTTTCAAGTATTCTGTGAGTGTGCAGAGCTTAATCCAGAACCAAATGATG aggaAGGAGAAGAGCATGATTGGGTTTTCAGTGCTGATCAGATGGAAGGGGAAGAGGAAG AGGAAGAAGGTTATATCTCTGCTAATCCACCGAACTCTCTTGGTCAGTCAAATGGACATCATGATCTAGCTCGTACAGTACTTGAG CTTCATATCAACGATCAGCGTTTTGAGGATGCAGAAGAGATGGAGCACGGTGAGGATGGCACCCATAATTGA